The Deltaproteobacteria bacterium genome includes a region encoding these proteins:
- a CDS encoding nuclear transport factor 2 family protein has product MSNVLEEKDAIHETIANYCFHFDGAEFDKWVDLFAEDGTFEAGARGTHRGKEALRKFVKNIPLTGGSPMMKHCVMNEIIKVNGNEATAKSYIVVVRSKGEGALVNGLAGRYEDTLVKHGDQWLFKTRKVHFDLMGDMR; this is encoded by the coding sequence ATGTCAAACGTCTTGGAAGAAAAAGATGCGATCCACGAAACGATTGCCAATTACTGTTTTCATTTCGATGGGGCAGAGTTCGACAAATGGGTCGATCTCTTTGCCGAAGACGGGACATTTGAAGCGGGCGCACGAGGAACTCATCGTGGCAAAGAGGCGTTACGCAAGTTTGTCAAAAACATCCCGCTCACTGGCGGCAGCCCGATGATGAAACACTGCGTGATGAATGAGATCATTAAAGTGAATGGCAACGAGGCAACCGCCAAGAGTTATATCGTCGTGGTGCGGTCAAAGGGCGAAGGAGCGTTAGTCAACGGCCTGGCTGGCCGTTATGAAGACACACTCGTCAAGCACGGTGACCAGTGGCTGTTCAAAACGCGTAAGGTACATTTTGATTTGATGGGGGATATGAGATAG